In one window of Camelina sativa cultivar DH55 chromosome 15, Cs, whole genome shotgun sequence DNA:
- the LOC104747716 gene encoding uncharacterized protein LOC104747716, translated as MFSVLVLPLLLNCLAFLFNVFVIEPEVMNVVAESSLLPTLDPSTPEYAACLMKIFADVRQYVGSSYILMAVSSIINIFSVIVMVHASALTLKDENIKIKDFTVLSLKSWKGPLVTYFYIALFSLGYWLLFFLVLCPILLSSSMRISNIGSLAVKTGVLLIIFALFQSYLAIVWNLSMVISVLEESYGIQALGKAAKIVKGMKTKLFFVNIFFGLLALGLAQILSLIINLRRSVSLTITTGFVLMCLVFVCLVIAVRMFMLVTYTVAYFQCKSFQGKDVESLTDVEYTNLSSTALKRRASMIYKYT; from the coding sequence ATGTTCTCAGTTTTGGTATTACCCCTCTTACTCAATTGTTTAGCATTCTTGTTTAACGTCTTTGTCATCGAACCAGAGGTCATGAACGTGGTCGCCGAATCCAGTTTGTTGCCAACGTTAGATCCAAGCACCCCGGAATATGCAGCCTGTCTTATGAAAATCTTTGCAGACGTTCGCCAATATGTGGGTTCTTCATACATCCTCATGGCCGTCTcctccatcatcaacatcttttctGTTATAGTCATGGTCCACGCATCGGCTCTTACTCTTAAAGATGAAAACATCAAGATCAAAGATTTTACTGTTCTGAGCCTTAAATCTTGGAAGGGACCTCTTGTTACGTATTTCTACATCGCTCTCTTCAGTCTTGGCTATTGGTTACTCTTTTTTCTAGTCCTTTGTCCTATCCTTTTATCCTCCTCTATGAGAATCTCTAATATCGGTTCCTTGGCAGTCAAGACTGGtgttttattgattatatttgCTCTCTTTCAGTCCTACTTAGCTATCGTTTGGAACTTATCTATGGTCATATCGGTACTAGAGGAAAGTTATGGGATCCAAGCTTTGGGGAAAGCTGCAAAGATTGTGAAAGGGATGAAGACAAAACTGTTTTTCGTGAATATCTTCTTTGGTTTATTGGCATTAGGATTAGCTCAAATCTTGAGCCTGATTATCAATTTGAGAAGATCGGTCTCGCTTACCATAACCACCGGTTTTGTCCTTAtgtgtttggtctttgtgtGTTTGGTCATTGCGGTGAGGATGTTTATGCTTGTGACTTACACCGTTGCCTATTTCCAATGTAAGAGCTTCCAAGGCAAAGACGTTGAATCGCTGACGGATGTGGAATATACGAATTTATCCTCCACTGCTCTCAAGAGAAGGGCATccatgatatataaatatacgtGA